One part of the Heptranchias perlo isolate sHepPer1 unplaced genomic scaffold, sHepPer1.hap1 HAP1_SCAFFOLD_313, whole genome shotgun sequence genome encodes these proteins:
- the c1r gene encoding complement component 1, r subcomponent, translating into MSCGPGLRWVTLLSAIAAVTGEETIPMFGEISSPGYPAAYPNDSHSRWAIVVPQGYRVRLQFSFFQLEPSQGCIYDYLKVSSEGKPLGKFCGNDNTIVGNSPGRRVLTSRKNAMDLEFNSDFSNEGKYLGFLVHYEAIDVDECSEQDEETSLCDQLCHNSLGSYFCS; encoded by the exons ATGTCGTGCGGCCCCGGGCTGAG GTGGGTGACGCTGCTCTCTGCCATCGCCGCGGTTACCGGGGAGGAGACCATCCCCATGTTTGGCGAGATTTCCTCCCCGGGCTACCCAGCCGCCTACCCCAACGACAGTCACTCCAGGTGGGCCATCGTCGTCCCCCAGGGATATCGGGTCAGGCTGCAGTTCAGCTTCTTCCAACTCGAACCCTCGCAGGGCTGTATCTACGATTACCTCAAG GTGTCTTCCGAAGGGAAACCTTTGGGAAAGTTCTGCGGGAACGACAACACCATCGTTGGGAATTCTCCCGGAAGAAGGGTGTTGACTTCTCGAAAAAACGCCATGGACCTGGAGTTCAACTCAGACTTCTCCAACGAGGGAAAGTACCTCGGCTTCCTCGTTCACTATGAGGCCATTG ATGTGGATGAATGttcggagcaggatgaggagacctCACTCTGCGATCAGCTCTGTCACAACTCACTCGGAAGTTATTTTTGCTCC
- the LOC137311227 gene encoding solute carrier family 25 member 33-like: MTASYAGISETVIHFVLYEDLKRRLRRPGAGGGAGRSTEGGIDFFGLMGAGAISKTCASCIAYPHEVIRTRLREEGRRYRAFVQTVRLVAAEEGCAAFYRGLLAQLARQIPNTAVMMATYEFIVFIIKQP, from the exons ATGACCGCCTCGTATGCCGGGATCTCCGAGACCGTCATCCACTTTGTGCTGTACGAGGACCTCAAGAGGCGCCTGAGGCGGCCGGGGGCCGGAGGAGGAGCGGGCAGGTCGACCGAGGGAGGCATCGACTTCTTTGGGCTGATGGGCGCCGGGGCCATCTCCAAGACCTGCGCTTCCTGCATCGCCTACCCCCACG aggTGATCCGGACGCGGCTGCGGGAGGAGGGCAGACGGTACCGGGCCTTCGTCCAGACGGTGCGTCTGGTGGCGGCCGAGGAAGGCTGCGCTGCCTTCTACCGGGGATTGCTGGCCCAACTCGCCCGACAGATACCCAACACGGCCGTCATGATGGCCACCTACGAGTTCATCGTCTTCATCATCAAGCAGCCGTGA